In the genome of Pseudoliparis swirei isolate HS2019 ecotype Mariana Trench chromosome 3, NWPU_hadal_v1, whole genome shotgun sequence, one region contains:
- the faxdc2 gene encoding fatty acid hydroxylase domain-containing protein 2 isoform X2, which produces MTVDNAVSDTRRAASADSSSRQDAAGGLWDSVKKAAVVIGSGILLLAAFGNSLTWHLQRFWGASGDFWQDLWTKLHVTFEGHHTALFYLGTMLIPTLAFWVTNALLLLVDTTGKPSFITRYRIQPDKNNPVDPAKLWHAVKTVVFNQVFISGPMVVVAYYLMTLWGDPCDPELPTFHRALLELAFFTFLEEIIFYYSHRLFHRPNLYKRFHKQHHEWTAPIGVVSIYAHPLEHLISNMLPVALGPVVLGSHLTTTCMWYSLALISTTISHCGYHLPFLPSPEFHDFHHLSFNQCFGVFGVLDRLHGTDAKFRQTKQYERHSLLTGLTPLSESIPDAPKKSLW; this is translated from the exons ATGACGGTGGACAACGCAGTCAGCG ACACGAGGAGAGCTGCCTCCGCAGACAGCAGCAGCCGACAG GACGCTGCCGGAGGGCTGTGGGACTCCGTGAAGAAGGCGGCGGTGGTCATCGGATCTGGAATCTTGCTCCTGGCTGCATTTGGCAACTCGCTGACATG gcacCTGCAGAGATTCTGGGGAGCTTCGGGGGATTTCTGGCAGGACCTGTGGACCAAGCTGCACGTGACGTTCGAGGGTCATCACACCGCTTTGTTCTACTTGG GGACGATGCTGATTCCCACTCTGGCCTTCTGGGTAACCAACGCTCTGCTGCTCCTGGTGGACACCACCGGTAAACCCTCCTTCATCACTCGCTACCGCATCCAGCCGGACAAGAACAACCCG GTGGACCCAGCTAAGCTTTGGCATGCGGTGAAGACGGTGGTCTTCAACCAGGTGTTCATCTCGGGGCCCATGGTGGTGGTGGCTTACTACCTGATGACCCTGTggggtgacccctgtgaccccgaGCTGCCCACCTTCCACCGGGCCCTGCTGGAGCTGGCTTTCTTCACCTTCTTGGAGGAAATCATTTTCTACTATTCGCACAG GCTGTTCCACCGCCCCAACCTCTACAAGCGTTTCCACAAACAGCACCACGAGTGGACCGCTCCCATCGGAGTCGTGTCCATTTACGCTCATCCTCTGGAGCACCTG ATCTCCAACATGCTGCCGGTGGCTCTGGGGCCGGTGGTCCTGGGCTCCCACCTGACCACCACCTGCATGTGGTACTCCCTGGCTCTGATCAGCACCACCATCTCCCACTGCGGCTACCACCtgcccttcctcccctcccccgagtTCCACGACTTCCACCACCTCAG TTTCAACCAGTGCTTCGGGGTCTTCGGCGTGCTGGATCGGCTCCACGGCACCGACGCCAAATTCCGtcagaccaaacagtacgagcGCCACTCGCTGCTCACCGGCCTCACCCCTCTGAGCGAGAGCATTCCCGACGCGCCCAAGAAGAGTCTctggtga
- the faxdc2 gene encoding fatty acid hydroxylase domain-containing protein 2 isoform X1, producing the protein MTVDNAVSDTRRAASADSSSRQQDAAGGLWDSVKKAAVVIGSGILLLAAFGNSLTWHLQRFWGASGDFWQDLWTKLHVTFEGHHTALFYLGTMLIPTLAFWVTNALLLLVDTTGKPSFITRYRIQPDKNNPVDPAKLWHAVKTVVFNQVFISGPMVVVAYYLMTLWGDPCDPELPTFHRALLELAFFTFLEEIIFYYSHRLFHRPNLYKRFHKQHHEWTAPIGVVSIYAHPLEHLISNMLPVALGPVVLGSHLTTTCMWYSLALISTTISHCGYHLPFLPSPEFHDFHHLSFNQCFGVFGVLDRLHGTDAKFRQTKQYERHSLLTGLTPLSESIPDAPKKSLW; encoded by the exons ATGACGGTGGACAACGCAGTCAGCG ACACGAGGAGAGCTGCCTCCGCAGACAGCAGCAGCCGACAG caGGACGCTGCCGGAGGGCTGTGGGACTCCGTGAAGAAGGCGGCGGTGGTCATCGGATCTGGAATCTTGCTCCTGGCTGCATTTGGCAACTCGCTGACATG gcacCTGCAGAGATTCTGGGGAGCTTCGGGGGATTTCTGGCAGGACCTGTGGACCAAGCTGCACGTGACGTTCGAGGGTCATCACACCGCTTTGTTCTACTTGG GGACGATGCTGATTCCCACTCTGGCCTTCTGGGTAACCAACGCTCTGCTGCTCCTGGTGGACACCACCGGTAAACCCTCCTTCATCACTCGCTACCGCATCCAGCCGGACAAGAACAACCCG GTGGACCCAGCTAAGCTTTGGCATGCGGTGAAGACGGTGGTCTTCAACCAGGTGTTCATCTCGGGGCCCATGGTGGTGGTGGCTTACTACCTGATGACCCTGTggggtgacccctgtgaccccgaGCTGCCCACCTTCCACCGGGCCCTGCTGGAGCTGGCTTTCTTCACCTTCTTGGAGGAAATCATTTTCTACTATTCGCACAG GCTGTTCCACCGCCCCAACCTCTACAAGCGTTTCCACAAACAGCACCACGAGTGGACCGCTCCCATCGGAGTCGTGTCCATTTACGCTCATCCTCTGGAGCACCTG ATCTCCAACATGCTGCCGGTGGCTCTGGGGCCGGTGGTCCTGGGCTCCCACCTGACCACCACCTGCATGTGGTACTCCCTGGCTCTGATCAGCACCACCATCTCCCACTGCGGCTACCACCtgcccttcctcccctcccccgagtTCCACGACTTCCACCACCTCAG TTTCAACCAGTGCTTCGGGGTCTTCGGCGTGCTGGATCGGCTCCACGGCACCGACGCCAAATTCCGtcagaccaaacagtacgagcGCCACTCGCTGCTCACCGGCCTCACCCCTCTGAGCGAGAGCATTCCCGACGCGCCCAAGAAGAGTCTctggtga
- the LOC130191751 gene encoding zinc finger protein with KRAB and SCAN domains 7-like, with protein sequence MVYFSDDATTAAPVWTRRTQSPPTKEEQEEPEPPHIKEEQEDPEPPHIKEEQEDPEPPHIKEEQEDPEPPHIKEEQEDPEPPHIKEEQEDPEPPHIKEEQEDPEPSHIKEEQEDPEHPHIKEEQEDPEPSNIKEEQEDPVPPHIKEEQEDQEELRISQEGEQLQELEEAGIKFSFAPVKSQVNEEEAQFSKSPKKHKTHNREAEHLKTEVDGEGNGSRSDPDSPLQPTSDETSQSSECETDNSDDWQETLRSTSDETSQSSECETDDTDDWQENQEPQSHLNPLQNNEVPVSDINRKAGKASISASEYAGSFGHKRLPKGHSGAETGVKPFSCSVCGKTFRLAYTLKRHTTVHTGEKLFSCSVCGKTFGEAQSLKRHSTVHTGGKGFNCSVCGKIFRQAQSLKRHSTVHTGEKGFSCSVCGKTFARVSCLKGHSTVHTGEKLFSCSVCGKTFRLARHLKVHSTVHTGEKPFNCSVCGKTFRKASCLKEHSTVHTGEKPFNCSVCGQTFRLARSLKRHSTAHTGEKLFNCSVCGQTFGQARSLKRHSTAHTIKTK encoded by the exons atggtgtacttttcaGATGACG CGACGACtgcagctccagtctggaccaggaggacccagagcccccccactaaagaggaacaggaagaaccagagcccccacacattaaagaagaacaggaggacccggagcccccacacattaaagaggaacaagaagacccagagcccccacacattaaagaggaacaagaagacccagagcccccacacattaaagaggaacaggaggacccggagcccccacacattaaagaggaacaagaagacccagagcccccacacattaaagaggaacaagaAGACCCAGAGCcctcacacattaaagaggaacaagaAGACCCAGAGcacccccacattaaagaggaacaggaggacccagagccctcaaacattaaagaggaacaggaggacccggtgcccccacacattaaagaggaacaggaggaccaggaggaactCAGGATCAGCCAGgaaggagagcagcttcaagagctggaggaggctggtatcAAGTTCTCTTTTGCGCCTGTGAAGAGTCAAGTTaatgaagaggaagctcagttcTCAAAGtccccaaaaaaacataaaactcaCAATAGAGAAgcagaacatttgaaaacagaagtGGATGGAGAGGGAAACGGATCCAGATCAGATCCAGATAGTCCTTTACAACCAACTTCTGATGAGACTTcacaatcctctgaatgtgagactgataacagtgacgATTGGCAGGAGACTTTACGATCAACTTCTGATGAGACTTCACAATCTTCTGAATGTGAGACTGACGATACTGATGATTGGCAGGAGAATCAGGAACCTCAGTCACATTTAAACCCTTTGCAAAACAATGAAGTACCTGTAAGTGACATCAACCGTAAAGCTGGAAAAGCATCAATCAGCGCCTCTGAATATGCTGGAAGCTTTGGCCACAAGAGACTGCCGAAGGGACATTCTGGAGCTGAAACAGGAgtgaaaccattcagttgttcagtttgtggtaaaacattcagacttgcATATACTCTAAAACGACACACAACTGTCCACACAGGGGAGAaattattcagttgttcagtttgtggtaaaacatttgGAGAAGCTCAaagtctgaaacgacactcaactgtccacacagggGGGAAAGGGTTCAATTGTTCTGTTTGTGGTAAAATATTCAGACAAGCGCAAAGTCTGAAaagacactcaactgtccacacagggGAGAAAGGGTTCagctgttcagtttgtggtaaaacattcgcACGAGTGAGCTGTCTAAAaggacactcaactgtccacacaggggaaaaactattcagttgttcagtttgtggtaaaacattcaggtTAGCGAGACACCTAAAagtacactcaactgtccacacaggagagaaaccgttcaattgttcagtttgtggtaaaacattcagaaaaGCGAGCTGTCTAAAagaacactcaactgtccacacagggGAGAAACCGTTcaattgttcagtttgtggtcaaacattcagactagcgaGAAGTCTGAAAAGACACTCAACTGCCCACACAGGGGAGAAACTGTTcaattgttcagtttgtggtcaaACATTCGGACAAGCAAGAAGTCTGAAAAGACACTCAACTGCCCAcacaataaaaactaaatag
- the LOC130211012 gene encoding zinc finger protein 79-like — protein sequence MVYFSDDDIQQPSVIEEEVLPERQDCSSSLDQEDPEPLHIKEEQEDPEPPHIKEEQEDPEPSHIKEEQEDPEPSHIKEEQEDPEPSHIKEEPEPPHIKEEHEDPEPPHIKEEQVDQEPSHIKEEQEDPEPSHIKEDPEPPNIKEEQEDPVPSHIKEDPEPPHIKEEQEDPEPSHIKEDPEPPHIKEEQEDPEPLHIKEEQEELRISHEGEQLQELQEAGIKFSFTPVKSRDDEEEAQFSNSTKTDYRGADHLKTEADGEEVGSRSDPDSPLQPTSDETSQSSECEMDTDDWQENQAPQSHLNPLQNNEVPVSDINRKAGKASVSASEYAGSFGHKRLPKRHSEAKTGEKPFSCSVCGKTFRRAYTLKRHTTVHTGEKLFSCSVCGKTFGEAQSLKRHSTVHTGEKPFSCSVCGKTFRIASQLKGHLTVHTGKKPFSCSVCGKTFRLARQVKAHSTVHTGEKGFSCSVCGKTFRQPQALKRHSIVHTGEKGFSCSVCGKTFRQPQALKRHSTVHTGEKLFSCSVCGKTFRVARQLKVHSTVHTGEKPFNCSVCGKTFRIASCLKEHSTVHTGEKPFSCSVCGQTFGQARSLKRHSTVHTRKTK from the exons atggtgtacttttcaGATGACG aCATTCAGCAGCCGTCTGTGATTGAAGAAGAGGTTCTCCCTGAGCGACAGGACtgcagctccagtctggaccaggaggacccagagcccctacacattaaagaggaacaagaAGACCCAgaacccccacacattaaagaggaacaggaggacccagagccctcacacattaaagaggaacaggaggacccagagccctcacacattaaagaggaacaggaggacccagagccctcacacattaaagaagaaccagagcccccacacattaaagaggaacatgaggacccagagcccccacacattaaagaggaacaggtggACCAGGAGCcctcacacattaaagaggaacaggaggacccagagccctcacacattaaagaagacccagagcccccaaacattaaagaggaacaggaggacccagtgccctcacacattaaagaagacccagagcccccacacattaaagaggaacaggaggacccagagccctcacacattaaagaagacccagagcccccacacattaaagaggaacaggaggacccagaacccctacacattaaagaggaacaggaggaactcagGATCAGCCACgaaggagagcagcttcaagagctgcaggaggctggtatcaagttctcattcactcctgtgaagagtcgagatgatgaagaggaagctcagttcTCAAATTCCACAAAAACTGACTATAGAGGGGCAGACcatttgaaaacagaagcagatGGAGAGGAAGTCGGATCCAGATCAGATCCAGATAGTCCTTTACAACCAACTTCTGATGAGACTTcacaatcctctgaatgtgagaTGGATACTGACGATTGGCAGGAGAATCAGGCACCTCAGTCACATTTAAACCCTTTGCAAAACAATGAAGTACCTGTAAGTGACATCAACCGTAAAGCTGGAAAAGCATCAGTCAGCGCCTCTGAATATGCTGGAAGCTTTGGCCACAAGAGACTGCCGAAGAGACACTCTGAAGCCAAAACAGGGGAGAAACCAtttagttgttcagtttgtggtaaaacattcagacgtgCATACACTCTAAAACGACACACAACTGTCCACACAGGGGAGAaattattcagttgttcagtttgtggtaaaacattcggAGAAGCTCAaagtctgaaacgacactcaactgtccacacaggggagaaaccgttcagttgttcagtttgtggtaaaacattcagaataGCGAGCCAACTAAAAGGACACTTAACTGTCCACACAGGGAAGAAAccgttcagttgttcagtttgtggtaaaacattcagactagcaaGACAAGTAAAAgcacactcaactgtccacacaggggagaaagggttcagttgttcagtttgtggtaaaacattcagacaaccGCAAGCTCTGAAAAGACACTCAATTGTCCACACAGGGGAGAAAgggttcagttgttcagtttgtggtaaaacattcagacaaccGCAAGCTCTGAAaagacactcaactgtccacacaggggaaaaactattcagttgttcagtttgtggtaaaacattcagggTAGCGAGACAACTAAAagtacactcaactgtccacacaggagagaaaccgttcaattgttcagtttgtggtaaaacattcagaataGCGAGCTGTCTAAAagaacactcaactgtccacacaggggagaaaccgttcagttgttcagtttgtggtcaaACATTCGGACAAGCAAGAAGTCTGAAaagacactcaactgtccacacaagAAAAACTAAATAG